The genomic interval AGTAGGTTTTATAGCCTTGTTTGGAGTGGCGGTATTGAATGGCATCGTGCTTATTTCTGAGTTCAATCGTATTAAAAAAGAAGGACAAATAACTGATGCACTGCAACTGGTGATGATGGGCACGCGTAACCGTCTGCGGCCGGTATTGATGACAGCTGCGGTAGCATCGCTGGGATTTTTACCTATGGCCCTCAGCAACGGCGCCGGCGCGGAAGTGCAACGCCCGCTGGCGACCGTTGTCATCGGAGGATTACTGACCGCTACCCTGCTGACTTTATTCGTGCTGCCTGCGCTTTACCTCTTATTCGAAGGAAAGGTCAAAATAAGCCCGAATAAAGCGGTAATGATTGCAGGACTGGTACTTGTTTCCATTCCTTCCCTTAAAGCCCAGAACAGCCCTGTAAACATTAACCAGGCCATCAATATTGCATTGCATCACAACCTGCAGGCTACAAGCGCGCGCCTGAATGAGCGGGCGGAAAACCTGCGGCGGCAGACAGGCTTTGATATTCCGAAAACGCAGTTCAGCGCTGACTATGGGCAGATCAACAGTGTCCAGCAGGATAACCGCTTTGGCATTACGCAGTCGCTGAGTTTCCCGACGGTATACACTCATCAGAAAAAGGCTTTGCAGGAGAACTACCTGGCGGCGCAGGCCAAAACGCAGATGATGGAGCAGGATATCAGGACAAATGTACGCCGGCTGTTCTATGACTGGGTATGGCTGCATGAGAAGCAACAGCTGTTACGGTATGCTGACAGCATCTACCGTTTATTTGAAGAGAAAACCAATCTCCGTTTCAGGACCGGGGAGACGAATATACTGGAGAAGACCACTGCGGAATCGCACCGGCAGCAGATTGCCAACCAGCTGGAGATGCTTTCTGCGGATATGCAGATCACGCTGAAGCAGTTTAATCTGTTATTAAGTGACAGTGTGGCTTACCAGCCGCAGACGGATAGTATCCGCATCACCTATGCTACTGTGGATACTGCGCTGGGCCAGCTGCCCCAGATACGTTCACTCCGGCATGAATCGGCCGCTGCGCACTGGCGCTGGCGTACGGAGAAGTCAAAACTATTGCCCGACTTCTTCATAGGGTACAATAACCAGAGTATTTCAGGGATCCAGAATGTGAATGGGCAGGAGACTTATTTTAGTAACAGCAAACGGTTCAACTATGTGAATGCGGGGATCAGTATTCCATTGTTCTTCGGTGCGCAGCGTTCCAGGGCATCTGCCGCACAACTGGACTGGCAGCTGTCACAGCAAAGGGCAGATTATGCCTTGCAGCAGACGCGCACAGAATGGCAGACTGCATTGACACAGGTGCAGAAGTATGCTGCCAGCCTGCATTATTACCAGGGCAAGGGCCTGGAAAATGCGGCAGCGATCATCTTTACTGCCGACAAGCAATTCGTTGGCGGGGAGATCGACTACCTGCAATGGGTCATGCTTACAGACCAGGCCATTGGTATCAGGAACGAATATCTGGATATGCTGAACAATTATAATCAGGCCGCCATCCAGGTACTGAGATTGCAAAACCTTTAATTCAATTCACTCATGCGACAATATCTTTTCTTATATCTGCTGTTTCTGGCCTGTAACAGCCATACGCCTGCCCAGGAGCCAGCCGCAACGCCTGCTGCTGACAGTAGTATGGTAACGCTTACCAGCGATCAGATCAAAAATGCCGGCATTGAAACCGGGTATCCATCCACGATGGCCGTCAGCGGCGCACTGCGTTTACAGGGAACCATTGACGTACCGCCACAAAGCACTGTGAGTGTGAGCTTTCCACTGGGAGGCTATTTAAAGAGAACAGACCTCCTGCCGGGCGCTCATGTGAGCAAAGGCCAGGTGCTGGGAGTACTGGAAGATATGCAGTTCATCCAGCTGCAACAGGATTACCTGCTGGCAAAAGAGAAATTCACTTTTGCGGATACGGAATATAAGCGCCAGCAGGAGCTGAACGCCAGTAAGGCCAGCAGCGACAAAGTGCTGCAGCAGAGTAAGGCTGAAATGGAGAGTCAGCATATCACCATGCAGGCCCTGGCCCGGAAGTTAGAGCTGATCGGGATCAACCCCGAGCGCCTGCATGCGGGCAATATTTCTAAGACGGTCAATATCCTGTCGCCCATTAATGGATTTGTGTCCAAAGTGAATGTGAACATCGGCAAGTATACCTCTCCTACTGATGTGCTGTTTGAGCTGGTGAACCCCAGCGACATCCACCTGGCATTAAGTGTTTTCGAGAAAGATGTGAACCAGCTGTCTGTCGGCCAGCAGGTAGTAGCTTACAACAACGAACATCCGGAGAAGCAATATAAAGCCGAAATCCTGCTGATCAGCAAGAACCTGAACGAGGACCGGATGGCGACGGTGCATTGTCATTTCCACCAGTTTGATGCTTCCCTCCTGCCGGGCATGTTTATGAACGCGGAGGTAGCGGTCAACAATGCGACGGCATTGACTGTTAATGAAGCGGCTATTGTTCGCTGGCAGAACAACTTTTATGTGTTTGCCGATAAGGGGAATAACAGTTTCAAGATGCTGCGCGTGACCCCGGGGAATGTTAATAATGGGCAAGAACAGTTCTCTGCGCCGGGGGTGGATACCAGTACCAGATTAGTGACTAAAAATGCTTATGCGCTGTTGATGAAGATGAAAAACAGCGCCGAAGAGGAATAAGCCTAACTATACCAGATCGTAAACAGAAGGCCCCTGCACTGACAGGGGCCTTTAATTTTTTATTGGAGTCGCCAGTCGACCGGCTCTATACCGGCCTTGGCCAGTAACTCGTTGGTTTTTGAGAAATGCTTACAGCCGAAGAAGCCCTTGTCGGCACTAAACGGAGACGGATGGGCGGCTTTCAGTATATGATGTTTCGTTGCGTCGATCAGGACCTGTTTGTCCTGGGCGAAACGGCCCCATAATATAAAAACCACATCCCTTTTCAGTTCAGACACCTTCTTAATCACGGCATCGGTGAAGTTCTCCCAGCCTATTTTGCTATGGGAAGCCGGTTCATTGGCCCTTACGGTCAGCATGGCGTTGAGGAGCAGAACCCCGTGTTCCGCCCATTTTGTCAGGTTACCGCCCGGCGGGATGGGCAATCCCAGGTCTTCCTTCATTTCCTTGTAGATATTTACCAGGGAGGGCGGAGGTTTTACGCCATCCTGCACGGAAAAGCACAACCCGTGGGCCTGTCCGGGGCCATGATAAGGGTCCTGCCCCAATAGTACGACCTTGACTTTGTCGAAAGGGGTCTTATCAAAGGCGTTGAAGATCAGGTTACCGGGAGGATAGATGGTATTTCCGACAGCTTTTTCATGTTTGAGGGCCATGACAATCTGTTCGAAATAGGCTTTATGAAACTCATCTTTCAGGACTTCTTTCCAGCTAGGCTCGATTTTAACCTCCATAGCAGCTATTTTTTTTGATTTATTTTGAATTATTAAGGGAATTTTCCATAGATTTGCACTCCCAAATTAAACGTTAAATATAGGAAAATTTGGGATATGGAACTGGACCGGTAGCTCAGCTGGATAGAGCAGCTGCCTTCTAAGCAGCAGGTCATTGGTTCGAATCCAATCCGGTTCACGAAAGCGCGATGTAAGTCGCGCTTTTTTTATGCGGGAAATTTGGCTGGAGGGATTCGGAGTTTTTTGGATAATTAGCTTAAATAAAATCAAGTGAATTAGTGCACCATTCGGTGAACCTTCCGGTGCCTATCTATGTGGGGCATGCGGCAACCCCGCCGGGAACAGGTTACGGGGAATGGCGCCGCGGCAATGCCATCCCTGGCTTAGGTTGAAAAAAAAACGTCCTAATTATTGACTATGACAAGAGTTATTGAGGTTTTAGAAAGTTAAAGGTATCTTTATAAGATTATACTTCTGGAATCTGGTATTTCTCTAAAATGGAGTCCGCTAAGTCTTCTTCAATTTCCAGGGCCCCACCTTCAAAGTAGTATGCTCCAGCCTCGAAACATTCCAATATACATTGAAGTAATGTGCTAAGCGAATCGTATCTGGCATCCAGCTCAGTTCCATATAAAGCCAATGAGTGCCAGTACACATAGCGATAAAAATCATCATCCTTATTACAATTAACCAAAATATAATCTCCCCCGCCACTTGTAAAAAGCGGAAAATACTCTTTTGAAAAGTATCCCTCACTTGTGAATGACTTGTAGACATCAACGAGGCGGTCCATTGATTCCATTATCCCCCAGGGAAAGAGAAGAGAATCTACTATCGTTTCGTCGCTCGACTCCTTTATTCCATTCTTCCATTTAAAAAGCTCAAATACTTCCGGTGGAAAAGAAAGATTGAAAGGTGCGATTCTTTCCTCAATTTCAACCAGGGAGATCCCGTCCTGAAGCTGGGCAAATCCAATTGAGTGCTGATCAGTGAAGAATTTTTCTAACTTTTTTAAAACGGAAGTTATCTGCATATGGTTTTTCATTTTGAAGCATTGCAGGATTTAAAGTGGTTTTCTGTGGTGTAGGTGCAATAATAGATAGAATTATTGTTGGCGCAAACCGTTGGAGAAGACTTTATAATATCTGCAATAGCGGGAATACGATTGACAGCCTCTCCCTTCATGTGAGAGTTAGTATCGACTGATTTAAGGAGGGAATATCCTGCGGGATCAACTCCGACCCGAACATTGGGACAATTCCCGGAAACAAGTCAACACCAGAGAAAGTGAGTTCAAAAGCATAATAAGACTCGGGAATTATTGAAGGGCGATCTTGAACGGAGTTACTGCCTGCTTTTATAAGAAACGATGAGGCAGATTGTACCGCCGATATGCAGTAAAAACTCCCACAATTCTATCCAACATTTTTTTTACCAATAGAATCGATCTCTTCATCCAGCGAGGCCTGACCATCCTTGCGATTGGAATTTGGCCAACCGTATTCATTAGCAGCGGAATCCCCCTCTTGTAACAGCATTCCAAAAACAAAAAATGGAATAAGCTGCCACCAGCCGCTTTTTCCAAAATCGTGGCAGCGTTTCGCCCCCTGTGCGAATAGAAGCCAGTAACAAGGGATAATATGACTAACCGCCCATAAAGAGCCCGGATCAATGCCGACTCTTGACATCGTAAGATTAATGGCCATAAAAACCAACCAAGTAATGCCATATTCCACTCTTCCGATTCTGCCTTTAAAAGAAAAGGGCCTTTTAAACATGATAGTATTTTGAAGTGAACAATGAGAAAGCATTAACTTTATTCCTTAAATTGAAGTTAATACTTTATACGTGTACTAAAAGTATAAGGATCTCCTCCTTCCGGGATACACATCACAAGAAAGTTTTTGCGAACCCATGTTAGTGAATGATGTGAAAATAGACACCACATTTGTTCAGTTGGAAAACGTTATAACTGGTTAAAACGAGAACTGTAAAATGTAACTTCTATGATATCTGTAGGAGGTAGTCACTGAGCTAATATCTTTTTCTTTTGAGTTTCATATTCATCCTGGGTGATTGCACCGGCGTCTAAAAGCTCCTTTAGTTTTTTTAATTCATCAGCAACGGAGCCTTGATTTACAATTACTGTCTGGGCCGGAGCATTCTTAGGCATTTTATCGGCAAATTCCTTTGGTGGTACTATTTCTCCAGCGTCTAGTGCATTGTCAATTTCCACCCAATAATTTACCATTTCACCTAAGCCAATTTTAGCTATAATTGTATAGCCAGGCTTCCTACTACCTATTGGCATAATGTCCTTTATTTTAGCTGTTTTACCTGCAAGGTTTGATTTTAAGTAATTTTTACTTATTTGCATATCCATGGTGCTCATGGATGTCCATCCAACAGGTGATTGATAAATAAAAGCGAACGTCCTGTTAGGCATAGTCCCCTTGCCCAATGTGATAATATCCCCTTCTTTTAATGTCCAGCCAATTTGCGTAGTGTATCCATCTTTTATTTTTTGCTGAACAGAAGTGAGTTTTTCACCCCGGTCAATGAGAGTAGGGGTTTGTGCCAATAACTGTATTGAGACGCACATAGAAATAATAACTAATATTCTTTTCATTTGAGGTGTTTTTTTAAGTAATTATTCGGTTAAATGATGTTTAATACATGCCTATACAATTTATAAATACAACTAAACAGTGCCAAACTCCGGGACACTCGTTGAGCCTCGTTCCCATATACCACAGTATATATCTATAGATTAGTCTATTTAACGAGATTAACATTACTTCCTGGTTGCGTAAATGACAAAGTGATAACACGAAATGATTCGGGGAATGTATAATTTCTCTTATCCCATTCTATTTGCAACAACTGAAGGCACGAAAAAGCTTTCGGTGCTCATTAGGTGTTCATCTGTGTTGGAAAAAATAAATTGTAATATATTGGGCGATCTAATTATTTTTTATACTAATAACTAATAATGATAAAATCCGTCAGCTTTCTAGTCGTTGTTTCAGTTCTAATGTCGTGTCAGCAAAAGAAGTCAGATTATAGCAGTCAGCCTATCGCTCAAAATGATAGTACTGCTGTCTATTCCCAAAATGGTGGCATGCAGTTTTTCTCTGTTCCCTTCAATAGAAAAACGCAGGACCAGCATTCATTATCTTTTGGTTGGGAGCCATCTTTCGGAACCGCTTTTGTGCTAAATCTCTACAATACCGGAACTGAAATACAGGCGGTCGCATATGAGGTGAGGCCTAAAGACCGGGGAAGTATTTTCGGATTCAATTCCAGAGTACAAAAGATATTGCCCTTCGAAGGCTATAGTTTTACCATTGACCTAAATCAGTGGAATGCACTGGTAGAGAAGGTGGAGAATATTCTGAGCCGATCATCTTCCAGTACTGACAAAAGCAACAGGTGTTTTGATGGAACCTATTACTACCTTGAATACGGGGACAAGCAGGTTGCAGGTCACAACTGTGAGGAAGATACTGTTGCAGCGTTGTCAAAATACATTGAGCAGGAGATATTAGCAACTGTTCATGAACTTAGAAAAGCTGAGAAGTAATATAAAAGGCCCTGAAAATGTGAAGTGCCACAAAAAGTTAGCCACTTTAGAGGCAAAAAAGAGGGTGCCTCAAAGGTAATTGAGGCACCCTCTCTTGTCTTATTCATTTAGTTTAGGGTGTTTCTATCATAAATGGCGATTCATCAGTAGTGCCAACCGCATTTGCCCATTCCAGATACCCATTACCACTTGGTAAAGCATAAATAATATTAGTATTGGTTTTAGCTTTATATATTATTACGCCACAAGTGATACTGATAGCAGGTCTTCTGCTGGTAAATGCGAGCTGACCTGATCTTGTTGTGATCTTAACAGGTGTAGTCCAGTTAACCAGATCACTGGACATAGTAGTTTTAAGCTGTCCATCCGTATCCATCCCGGCGATAACAGCAGAAGGCGGCCTGCCAAGGTCAACTGAATTGATGGGCGTTGCCGCAGCGTAACGGAAGAACCCAAAATTTAACTGCGAACCCTTTGTCCAGTTTATTCCATCCACAGAAGTTAAAATGGTAAAAGCAGGAGCTGGCGCAAGGGTGCTGGTATATAAGATACAGATTGCGGAGTGAAAAGTAAATATATATGGATCACCAAAGGATGTATAAGGTAAATTTACCTCAGTCCAATTAGATCCATCTGAACTGTAAGAATAGTGAATAGTGGTGGAGTTATCTCCCAGATGAAAATCGTTGCCTGGATAGGCAAGGAACATCTTACCTCCATAAGTACAAGCGGAAAGGTCACCTGATGTTGCGGCGAAATTCCCCAACATTGCATCCGCAGTCCAGGAACCACCTAAATCGGCGCTGCGGGTATAATATAAGTAATTACTTGTCGCACTTCTATGAAATACATAGATATTCCCATTGAAGACAGTCGCTGCAGGACTACCATTCGCGCCTAGTCCTGAATTATTAAGAGCACTGAAGGTCCAGTTAGAGCCATTGACGCTGTTTCCGGAAAAGATTTTCTTAGCATCAGTGCTATTACCGGTGCCTTTGTAAAAATATCTGTAGAAAGCAGTTATTTGGGCTGCATTACTACTGGCAATCAAATTGTTACTACTTAGCTTTTCGGTTTCTTTCTTTTGGCAGGATGTTAAAGCAAAAGCTGCATACAGCAGAATAAGGATAGTGCTACGGTTCATGGTATAGCGTTAAAGGTTAACGGAAAAATTACGCTGCAAAGTTGCATCATCAAATAATTAGCGCCAAAATAAATTAGTCAACCACCTATGTTTTTGAGTAGAAAATTTAAAAACGAGAAGGCAGCTTGGATAATTATGCGTTGACCGGTTTTCGATGCCTGTCAGGTGTACAGGATACGGACATAAGCTTTCAGTGCTGCAGCATGTTCAAAAAAGGAAACTAATTCCTGGTACTCTTCTTCAATGTATTGAAAAAGTTCCGGACCTTTGGGTTTATAGGCATTTTTCAACACTTCTTCATAATTATACAGCTCCTGCAGCTCTTTAAAAGAAACGGTTGACAAAATACGGCTGATCCTCAATACTTCATCAATATCAAGATACGATCTATAGTCACCTTTTAAAGCAGGGAACGCACTACCATTAAGGAAGTGAAAACCCGGTTCTCCCCTTGCATTATAGTGTTTACTTAAAAGGAAACCCAAGGTGGAGTAGCAACGATAACGACTGAAAAAACGGTAGGGTTTAGCGTTTTGTCCTGGATAAGTCTGCAGTAACTCGTGCCAGTCTTTGATTGTCTCCATCAGGTTTTTTGCCCTGGAACTATTATTATTGGCTTTAGCCTCTAGTAACTCTTCTTCAAGGAGGCCAGGTTCATCAAATTCGTACCATATGTCGGCATAATACGAGGCGTCAGTTGTCTTTTCAATTATTTTATAAAGCGGTATTGCTATAAGGCCAAGATCAATTCCCATAAGTTACTTTAGCTTTCACAGTATATTAGGATATT from Chitinophaga filiformis carries:
- a CDS encoding efflux RND transporter periplasmic adaptor subunit translates to MRQYLFLYLLFLACNSHTPAQEPAATPAADSSMVTLTSDQIKNAGIETGYPSTMAVSGALRLQGTIDVPPQSTVSVSFPLGGYLKRTDLLPGAHVSKGQVLGVLEDMQFIQLQQDYLLAKEKFTFADTEYKRQQELNASKASSDKVLQQSKAEMESQHITMQALARKLELIGINPERLHAGNISKTVNILSPINGFVSKVNVNIGKYTSPTDVLFELVNPSDIHLALSVFEKDVNQLSVGQQVVAYNNEHPEKQYKAEILLISKNLNEDRMATVHCHFHQFDASLLPGMFMNAEVAVNNATALTVNEAAIVRWQNNFYVFADKGNNSFKMLRVTPGNVNNGQEQFSAPGVDTSTRLVTKNAYALLMKMKNSAEEE
- the ung gene encoding uracil-DNA glycosylase — its product is MEVKIEPSWKEVLKDEFHKAYFEQIVMALKHEKAVGNTIYPPGNLIFNAFDKTPFDKVKVVLLGQDPYHGPGQAHGLCFSVQDGVKPPPSLVNIYKEMKEDLGLPIPPGGNLTKWAEHGVLLLNAMLTVRANEPASHSKIGWENFTDAVIKKVSELKRDVVFILWGRFAQDKQVLIDATKHHILKAAHPSPFSADKGFFGCKHFSKTNELLAKAGIEPVDWRLQ
- a CDS encoding SMI1/KNR4 family protein translates to MQITSVLKKLEKFFTDQHSIGFAQLQDGISLVEIEERIAPFNLSFPPEVFELFKWKNGIKESSDETIVDSLLFPWGIMESMDRLVDVYKSFTSEGYFSKEYFPLFTSGGGDYILVNCNKDDDFYRYVYWHSLALYGTELDARYDSLSTLLQCILECFEAGAYYFEGGALEIEEDLADSILEKYQIPEV
- a CDS encoding DUF805 domain-containing protein — translated: MFKRPFSFKGRIGRVEYGITWLVFMAINLTMSRVGIDPGSLWAVSHIIPCYWLLFAQGAKRCHDFGKSGWWQLIPFFVFGMLLQEGDSAANEYGWPNSNRKDGQASLDEEIDSIGKKNVG
- a CDS encoding SHOCT domain-containing protein, with translation MKRILVIISMCVSIQLLAQTPTLIDRGEKLTSVQQKIKDGYTTQIGWTLKEGDIITLGKGTMPNRTFAFIYQSPVGWTSMSTMDMQISKNYLKSNLAGKTAKIKDIMPIGSRKPGYTIIAKIGLGEMVNYWVEIDNALDAGEIVPPKEFADKMPKNAPAQTVIVNQGSVADELKKLKELLDAGAITQDEYETQKKKILAQ
- a CDS encoding glycoside hydrolase, with the translated sequence MNRSTILILLYAAFALTSCQKKETEKLSSNNLIASSNAAQITAFYRYFYKGTGNSTDAKKIFSGNSVNGSNWTFSALNNSGLGANGSPAATVFNGNIYVFHRSATSNYLYYTRSADLGGSWTADAMLGNFAATSGDLSACTYGGKMFLAYPGNDFHLGDNSTTIHYSYSSDGSNWTEVNLPYTSFGDPYIFTFHSAICILYTSTLAPAPAFTILTSVDGINWTKGSQLNFGFFRYAAATPINSVDLGRPPSAVIAGMDTDGQLKTTMSSDLVNWTTPVKITTRSGQLAFTSRRPAISITCGVIIYKAKTNTNIIYALPSGNGYLEWANAVGTTDESPFMIETP
- a CDS encoding DUF1877 family protein — encoded protein: MGIDLGLIAIPLYKIIEKTTDASYYADIWYEFDEPGLLEEELLEAKANNNSSRAKNLMETIKDWHELLQTYPGQNAKPYRFFSRYRCYSTLGFLLSKHYNARGEPGFHFLNGSAFPALKGDYRSYLDIDEVLRISRILSTVSFKELQELYNYEEVLKNAYKPKGPELFQYIEEEYQELVSFFEHAAALKAYVRILYT